The Gossypium arboreum isolate Shixiya-1 chromosome 2, ASM2569848v2, whole genome shotgun sequence region AATAATTAGCTTAAAtcgttttaaaaaataattaaaataaaacccaTGGTTGATGCTacaaaaatagttttaaaaaataattagtttATTTTGTTGGATATGATGTCTTGAGTGTAGTATACTCGCttgtaaatttataattttttgaataaattgattaataaaataaattcattaattacattaatataatTTGTATAATTGTCCTCGTGTGATTTTTTGCcataaaacaaaatgaaagtaaatattgcccattggttgtctaatgttaaACTAATACTAACCAATATTACATAGTCGGATCGTAATACAGAAAGAtgacttatattagtagacgaacctaaacatgtccttagtctaatcgaaaatgaacaaatcgattgaaagactaatatgtcgtctatcaagtctaattggggagatgctttgtcttgggtATCAAAATGAATATCTCCtataagatagagacatagatgagACTAACTGGGTTGACAGTACATCGAActggacccaagaagaatagattttgaatccatttatggatttattcacttgtgatattCATaatgtgacatacctaaatcttgagtagGTGACGGACTATGCATGCACGAATCGTATATTTTGATGTCAGGAAAATCCTgtgttcaaatagataaggaatcgaaaGCTAGTGCGTTGGGTATACCACTTCTGCAGTATTTAATGTCATTCAAAATAGTTAAATTCATAACCTGAGACattggtaaatgatatcctctcattggcattacatggttgatgaaaagtaaacgtggtcattggtcgttcgtctttgtgataaatgacttgattactatttaatagtaattgactttttataAAATAAGATGTAATTGCCATGAGATAAaccccaaagagattaaggatatcctatgagggtaacgcacttatgacaaggtcattagacgAACATTGATCGAGTTGCTTTCATAATAGTATGTTGTTGGGGAGAgcttagtcacgatactatagtgaaatgacttcgtaactaaatgagtttataattaataagcgAAAAGTTAAAACTTAATtctaaatcatttgagcctcaatcaTATATGTCAAATTAGTCCCTCAGCTAGCTaattgaaactagaaatgaatgtcatgttgaatcaaatcaataaaaatgaatagaaattgtgaaaatggagaaatgagaaatatttgaaaatgattatggttttctccaaaatgaaaataaaaatgaagaaatgaaatcatttggaaataattatggtttttttccaaaatgaaaatggagaaatgaaatcatttaaaaatgAATgtagttttctccaaaatgaaaaagaCCTGGAAATGAATTTctttttttgaattaaatgaatttagaaaattgaaataaatcatttggtcatagtgaaccgttgaatgtagaaatattatatatatatatatatattctctcaTAGATTTTTTTACGGTAAAATCGTCATGATTTTAatagaattagaattgggttgagaagattatttaattaaaaaaatattgagatgtttattttgggaaatagaaaaataaatattaggttggattgaattataaagtatTGAGTTAAAAGCCCgggaagtacttgtaattggacccAATATGGGAGAGGCCCAAAAGCCCCTCATGACAAAGGATGGGACAACAAACCCTAGTTTTATAAACTAGGGATGTCGCCCCTTATATTCCTAGATAGACCAGTAGTTcatttttctagttgaaataaacttctacaattcAATAAGTGTTCTACAtcctctccctataaatagatggcattgATAGGTTTATTTACACAACTTTAAGATATTGTTACACTACCcagaaatagagagaatttattctcaactattaaatcTATTTTCTGGAATAATAATTTCTGTCATTTTTATTTGATAAGAAGTTTTATTTTCACacttaaacaaaaaaaatgaatTCTAGTTCTGTATTTTTATTCGAATTGTTCGAGCCCATACTTGAAGTAGGTTATGGTATGAGTATAGCGGAGAAGGTCGTTTGGTTGAAAGTCGAGAACGACAATAATTCGTCTATCCGAAAACACAGGTTGAGATTCGATttagggtttattgctataaatatcataaatcgggtcatttttaaaattttaaattttcgctATGTAAGAAAATTGTTTTCAAATTGAATTTTTTCCCCCAATATATTTAGCTCGACTATATTGGCCCATTGCTTGAAAGAAATTGAAAACTCATCTACTTGGTTAAAATGTAAAGACTTCATCAACTTCTATTTTTCTATAATAATTATTGAAAATCCTAAATGATAAGAATATATAGGGTTTAAATCACTTAGGATTCTCATATTTTAGATAGACACTAATATCAACCATTGATGTAACTCAATTTTTACTGTTGGATCTGAAAAAGTTCAAATGTAAATAGAGTCTTCCCCTTCATTTGTAATCATTTCATTCTTGAATAATCGTATATTTTTTTCAAAGCATTTACTTAAACACCTTATGTGCATTGCTTTCTTCTGACTTTTTGGTTCGATTTGAGTTCTTTTGCCTTTTTTGAGTTACTTTCTATTTATTTTGGTGCTTTAGAGAATTTCttttgtaaatttttattttcgagAGTGAGGCTGACTtagacaatttaaaataaaaaaatcacctaAACCTACGTGATTTACCAGATTTAAGTTCTAACCTCGTACAACTAATCTTTTCCATATTGTTTTAAACTTCTTTGTTTGCAAAAAAGGCCCATAACGCATaacctaaaaaaataaaacaaaacaccctttattttttattactaGTAACCCTTATTGGGCCTAAATAAAATTTGTGACCAATGGGCTGCATAACTACaacttataattaaacatatgaTTGAAGCCATCTAGTCCCTAAATTTGATAGGTTTtctcaacttaatccctatttattTCCAATATTACCAATGGAAGTTACCaaccttttccaattttaatctcTATGATGAAAAGATAGCGTAGTTAAAAGTTTACACCAACTTGATTAAAAGAGTAAATATTGGTGTTATTATTATTCTATGGAtgactattttttaaaaatttattgtatttttaagAGGAAAACAAATTGGAATAGGAAAGTAAATTTTCAAATGAATAGCCCTGTTTGGTGGACAATTTTTTTAATGAATAttcatttttatataatatttacgtCTGTGGTTTTTCTTTGAAAAAAACAAGTTTCAAGGATAAAATCAAAGAGGATTCGGTTTATTATCGTGATTGGACACGTGGATTACGTAGAATCAAGCATAGGATAGCACGTGGCAATAACTGGGCCGCTGTCTCTTTCATTTCCTCCTTTTTGGCTAACCATTACCACAAAAGCTCGTCCTTCAAATCAACGGCCATCATTATCTCATCTGATTCTCTCTCTTCTGTTGGCCCACAATTTTATATTAAGTGGTGACCAAAATAATTACAATTTCTTCAGCTAAACAACctcaaaattatttatttatttttctactcAATAATCTATTAAGTATCAATTCGATTACTATCCAcactattattattaataaatttgaattagttagttaaaaaggAATATGAATCATTCtatgtattataaaataaattttattttaaaatatactaaatataaattttattgatttaatttaatttaatttaaattattttaaaataataaaaagttatCTAAATTTAATATCATAAGAGATTATATCCAAGAAAGGAAATGAAGTTATTACTAATTAGTTTCAATTTTATTTACTAATCGTAATTTAATGTATTCATgtgtattttattttacttataattttattttttattttaacgtcatacttattttatgtgttattacTAATTAGTTTtaactatatattttattatttattgtaaattattttaaacacaaatttaTGTTCTAAATACATGATTTTTATAGGTATAACATGTGATAAAATTTCTCGTACTATATTAAAGTTCTAGATTAAATTAGTGTCACAAATCAATCACacaataatttaattaagaaattaataaaaataattaataatgaagatattttggtatataaaaattaaaaagaaatccaCCAAAATGGGATTTAAAGCTGATACACACAAATTTTGAAAGCCTaaatttttccatttcaattaatacccttttgtttttaaataattttaaaaaaaattattttgacatAATTTTAATCACTCACGAAAatgatattattttaataaaaatatgaagGTTTAACATGTTGAATGAGTATGATGATTTGTTTTTATGAATAAAAGGGAAAATATTTAttgaaaaaagaaaggaaaaagggcCATTATTTAAGAAAGTTTCAATTAAATAATGATTTGTTTGTTTTCAGTTCCGATTAAACGTTTCTAAAAGAATTCCATTGTTTCACCTCTAATTTGTGGGCTGAGAATTTGGTTTTCTTCCACAAATTTTCACAGTGGAGCTTCCCATTTCCCTTCATTAGATATTATCATTCTTTCCCTTTCCTTTCCCTTCATTTTCCCACCAATCAAACATGGACCTATCCACGAAATTCCATCGCTTAGACCTTCGTTCAACATTCTTCACCTCTATGCGACCCTCTTTAACCCGGAATTCCTCATCGTTCGTTTCTCCCAAAACCCTTAAATTTAGACCCACTAAAGTAAATGCCCAAGTTTCCACTCTCAGTGTTGAAACCTCCGTTAAAGAACCTCAAAACGACATTGAGTCATTGTTTTCAACCAACACAGTCGAAGAGATTGATCGAAAGCGTGGCGACAAACAATCCAACACCGGCGCTTCTGGTATTTCCTCCGGTGTAAAGCTCGAAAACATTAGCAAAAGCTATAAAGGAGTGACGGTTTTGAAAAACGTGAATTGGGAAGTGAAAAAAGGCGAGAAAATTGGATTGGTTGGAGTAAACGGGGCAGGGAAAACCACCCAAATGAGAATTATAACGGGGCAAGAAGAACCCGATTCGGGGAACGTTATAAAAGCCAAGCCCAATATGAAAGTTGCGTTTTTGAACCAAGAATTCCAAGTTTCAATGAGTAGGACGGTGAGGGAGGAGTTTATGAGTGCCTTTAAAGAGGAAATGGAGATTTCTGAGAGGTTAGAGAGGGTTCAAAAGGCGATAGAAGGATCTACAGAGGATTTGGAGTTGATGGGAAGGCTTTTGGATGAGTTTGATTTGTTGCAAAGGAGAGCTCAGGCTGTGGATTTGGATGAGGTTGATGCTAAGGTTAGCAAGTTAATGCCAGAGCTAGGGTTTTCCCCTGAGGATTCAGATAGGTTGGTTGCCAGTTTTAGTAGCGGGTGGCAGATGAGGATGTCACTTGGAAAGATTTTGCTGCAGGTAAAGTTCTTTATTTGATATCATGATAGTTGCCTAGTTTATCCAAAGGACGTACTATTAGCAGCTCAAATGACTTGGTAGTACCTGTTCATTATAAGTTTAAACATTGAATTGATTAAGGAAAATAGTTAGCTTGTTAGATATATTTTGATGTAGATGGTGTTAACTTGTGGCTCATGTGTATGATATGTAGTAGAGTATATTGGTGTTTCTAGCTGTTTTTTTTATATGGATGTAAATTTTCAGGAGCCTGATTTATTGCTTTTGGATGAGCCTACAAATCACCTTGACCTTGATACAATTGAGTGGCTTGAAGGATATCTGAAAAAGCAAGATGTGCCAATggtcattatatctcatgatagAGCTTTTTTAGATCAGTTGTGTACGAAGATTGTGGAGACCGATATGGGTTTTTCCAGGACATTTGAGGGTAATTATTCTCAGTATGTTGAAGCGAAGGCAGCATGGATTGAAACTCAGTATGCTGCGTGGGAGAAGCAGCAGAAGGAGATTGAGCAGACAAGAGACTTGATAAGCCGATTAGGTGCTGGGGCAAATTCTGGCCGAGCTTCTTCTGCCGAAAAGGTATGTATGAGGGAGTCATTCCtgaaatatatttcatttcattGTTGAGGAATGCAAGCCATCTACTTTGGTCATTGTTGAGTGAAGATGTTTAGTTTTGCTCCATCATGACATTATCTCATAAACATGCATCTATTAATGATGAAATGAAATTACTGCCAGATTGTGAACCTTCTGGACTGACAGTAATCTTTCAAGTGAATGCGTGACTTATCATCAGATCTTACTCTTACAATTGATGGTTTTACCTTGTACAATTAATTTCATACAGAAGTATGATACCTTGAATTTTGGAATCCTGAGCGTAGAACACAATGTATTTTGAAAGGTGTCATTGGGGATAGTTTCTTTTTTCCTTATTTTAAGGGTTTTCATCCAGAATTCTAGGTTAATTATTAGTCATTAGGAAATTTTGTTGACATTCAGTTTTTAATTTTATACCATTTTTCTAAGGTTGTTCACTAAGTTTGTAAACACTTTTATTAGACCAATTAGTTTTCTATTCTGGATCAAAAATGGTGCATGATTTGGATCACACGGTGTGAAATTTGTTAGGATGAAACCTATGTATTTTTCTTAACATGTTGGCCAGAGAGTTAATTCGCATAAATAGTATTACATATAAATTCAGGCATGCTATTTGATTCTCTTTGCTTGTCTTTCAAAAGTCCATTTGTCTCAAGTTAGCCACTCTGTCTACCTAAAATTAGTTCTCAGTATGGCCGTTGACACTTTTTTTTTAGAGACTAAGGTTGCTGCTGCCTGAAAATTTcatcttttatttctttcttttcagTTTGATGGTGTTTGCTACTTCGATTGTTACTGGTTCATTATACTTGGCGCTTGTGTCATGAGATCAGTTCTTTAGACTCTAAATGTTTTTCTGGTTACTTAGTTTCTCCCTCTTATGTGTGATAACAGAAGCTGGAGAGGCTTCAGGAAGAGGGTCAAATAGAGAAGCCATTTCAACGAAAACAAATGAAGATCAGGTTCCCTGAGCGTGGAAGAAGTGGTAGATCTGTTGTTACTATTAAGAATCTGGAATTCGGTTACGACGATGAGGTGAGTTGAGATGTTTGTTTGTGTGAAGAGGTTGGTGGGGATTGTTTTAAGCTTTCTCATTTTATGACAAACGTTTGGGTTTGTATGTCAGCTGCTATTTAACAGGGCAAATCTTGCAATTGAAAGAGGAGAGAAAATTGCCATTATTGGTCCAAATGGTTGTGGAAAGAGTACTTTACTGAGACTGATAATGCGTTTAGAGAAACCGAGAGGCGGTGAAGTGATCCTTGGGGAGCATAATGTTCTACCAAATTATTTTGAGCAGAATCAGGTATTTGGCCTTTGAGAACATGTTTTTATTTTCACCTAGTTCCTGGGATCCCATTTTGAGCTTAAGAAAGTACGAAGCACTTGCTCTAATCAATATTTTTTCAGGCCGAGGCTCTTGATTTGGATAAAACGGTGCTTCAGACAGTGGAAGAGGTTGCAGAGGACTGGAGAATTGATGATATTAAGGGACTCCTTGGTCGTTGCAACTTCAAAGCCGATATGCTTGACAGGAAGGTTTCCCTTTTGAGTGGTGGTGAGAAGGTAATTACTCAACATAGAAGTTTATATGTCGTACACTTTTTGCTATTGTGAAACAAACCGTATTTTTTGCTCTGAATCTATTTTGGTTGATAGTACTATTCAATTTGACAAATTTTAGGGTACTTCAATTGAAGATGGTTAATTATCCGATGGTGTATTGTATTAAAATGTTTAACATTATGCATGCTGATGAATTTTGATACAAGACTAACCTAATACGGTTCTATTTGACGTCCCATGATGGTAATGATAATATGCGTATCTATACTTTTTTTGTTTTCAAGGCATGAATTTGGATGTTGTCTTTTCCTGTTGCATTCAGGCGCGTCTTGCTTTCTGCAAATTCATGGTAAAACCATCAACCCTACTGATTTTGGATGAACCAACTAATCATCTGGATATACCCTCAAAAGAGATGCTAGAGGTTTGTTTTTTTCCTTATCTTTCTATATTCacttcatttatttttcttttttcaatatTGTAGCATTTAGCTTTTTATCACTCATTTATTTTGCAATCTTTCGATTAAATCAGGAGGCAATTAGGGAATACAGTGGCACTGTCATTACTGTTTCGCATGACCGATACTTCATTCGGCAGATAGTCAACAGAGTAGTGGAAGTAAAAGATGGCCATTTGCAGGACTATGCAGGCGACTACAATGTATGGTTTTCTTCAATGAACTCTTCCCATCTTTATAATCCGTCTTTATTAACTGTGAGTATCAATTTCAAATGAACAGTATTATCTGGAGAAGAACCTCGAGGCAAGGGTAAAGGAGCTTGAGCGTGAGGCGGATCTTGAAGAGAAAGCTCCCAGACTGAAAGCCAAATCAAAGATGTCAAAGGTAAGCAATTATCAATACACTTGAGATTCCAagctttgtttttaaaaaaaaaaaaaaaaaaaactggagAGATTATTGTCACATGGTGTACATAAGCATCAACTTTTATGTATCATGCCTTGCTTGGTTTCAACAGGCGGAGAAGGAAGCTCGAAAGAAACAAAAGATGCAGGCTTTTCAAGCTGCTAAACAAAAGTCAAAAGGGCTGAAGAATTCCAAGAGATGGAAATGAAGTATTAAATCTATATACCACACATAGATTAAAGAATGAACTGTTAGTTGAGAGTAGGAATTGAGTGACCACCAGCACCATCTGTATATAATATTTGATAGAAATAAAGTCCTGAAAGTTGAAGCTCTTTGTAATCCTTATTTAGAAGCGAAATTCATTCATTAAGGTGGCAAGTAAAGGATGTGATCCACATTCATGCCTAAATCTAATGTTAAAAACTCAAAAACTGGCTTTCTTAAATTCTTGATGCTTGAAaggggaaaaagaaaaataaatccatggggGTTTGTGCagtattatttttcaaaaaaattatggtaAATGTGACACAGGATTGTTACTATGCTCTGCTTTAAAGAGAAGCTGGACTTAAAAATGGATATGTATGTTATTAAGATGTCAATTTATTAGTAGCAGTTTTGGATTTGATGGATATCCAAGTTCCACTCATTATTAGTTAAGCAGTGCAAGGATCTTCCTctgtattttattatattttacatttttgttctaaaatttcgtttaatttttaattaactaataGACTATGGCAtgtttcaaaattaaatataaaaagaatACTGATTCATTCgttgaagccagaaaaaaaaaattgtgttagTCAATTAATGTTATTTAAAATCCCATTAATAATACATAGAGTGAATTAAAATTGGAGTAGACTAAAAGTAATTTGGACAGAGGACTTGATCCTAATTGCTAAAAGTGTTAGCAACTCAAACAATTTTAAGGCCTTATCGAGTATTGAGTACAATTTTTAACAAGGGAGGAGTTATTTAGATTATTGGATAACCTTTTAAGAGGtacttaaaattttctaatatatATTTGGTGCAATTCAATTCATAAATTTTATGTCTCACATTATTAATGAGCAAATTAATAAatacttaaaaaattatttaatttcactttataaatttctcattgtatcgacacaaaactaaaaaaaaaaaaaaagcagggTTGACTAAAATCttataatttatttgtttttctttttgcaaGGATAATTTATTActactttttttttattcaagGATTGGGTATatctcaaaaaaaaattattacaagTTTGGTACTCAATTTTCCATTATGATTTATGATTATTCCTTTCCTTTTCCCCCTTGAAATGTTCAGAAACGGATGCCTAAAACCAAGATGATAACACCACGTTTCAATAGAACGTGTCCAAACTCGAAACCACCCCTTAGCTATACACAGCTGCAAATACCGCATCCTTTTaccctttttttaaattttagtttacaAATTTTAAGAATGAACAAATCAAGAACAAGACGCTACACATTGTTTCTCCTTTGGTTAATCATCCTATCTCATCAAATCCGACCAGTTGTTTGTGAAGGAAACCAGTACAACGAAGAGAAACCATCATTGTTCCAGTTGGTCTCAAACACCTTTTCTTTGTTGAAGAAATC contains the following coding sequences:
- the LOC108467324 gene encoding ABC transporter F family member 5, whose translation is MDLSTKFHRLDLRSTFFTSMRPSLTRNSSSFVSPKTLKFRPTKVNAQVSTLSVETSVKEPQNDIESLFSTNTVEEIDRKRGDKQSNTGASGISSGVKLENISKSYKGVTVLKNVNWEVKKGEKIGLVGVNGAGKTTQMRIITGQEEPDSGNVIKAKPNMKVAFLNQEFQVSMSRTVREEFMSAFKEEMEISERLERVQKAIEGSTEDLELMGRLLDEFDLLQRRAQAVDLDEVDAKVSKLMPELGFSPEDSDRLVASFSSGWQMRMSLGKILLQEPDLLLLDEPTNHLDLDTIEWLEGYLKKQDVPMVIISHDRAFLDQLCTKIVETDMGFSRTFEGNYSQYVEAKAAWIETQYAAWEKQQKEIEQTRDLISRLGAGANSGRASSAEKKLERLQEEGQIEKPFQRKQMKIRFPERGRSGRSVVTIKNLEFGYDDELLFNRANLAIERGEKIAIIGPNGCGKSTLLRLIMRLEKPRGGEVILGEHNVLPNYFEQNQAEALDLDKTVLQTVEEVAEDWRIDDIKGLLGRCNFKADMLDRKVSLLSGGEKARLAFCKFMVKPSTLLILDEPTNHLDIPSKEMLEEAIREYSGTVITVSHDRYFIRQIVNRVVEVKDGHLQDYAGDYNYYLEKNLEARVKELEREADLEEKAPRLKAKSKMSKAEKEARKKQKMQAFQAAKQKSKGLKNSKRWK